A region of Zeugodacus cucurbitae isolate PBARC_wt_2022May chromosome 5, idZeuCucr1.2, whole genome shotgun sequence DNA encodes the following proteins:
- the LOC128922121 gene encoding uncharacterized protein LOC128922121, translating to MNRSKIAAMTAVHFKIKFKVNGFIRVCTGKEEQGGDVGIGGDIDRQVLLHLVLPSEWRSPSFPLGHFRPFEQHDQASVAADFLFAGLCLCLRTTHTAHHYIFCGIRSCQCLRITITTTFLRHDKQDNNKSHRTFRLAVAQPLSDELNLFIMYI from the exons atgaaccgttcaaaaatcGCCGCTATGACCGCtgttcatttcaaaataaaatttaaagtgaatggat TTATACGTGTGTGCACAGGAAAGGAAGAGCAAGGAGGTGACGTTGGAATTGGTGGAG atattgaccgacaggtccttctccacctggtccttccatcggagtggaggtctccctctttccctctggggcactttcgtccattcgaacaacatgaccaagccagcgtagccgctgactttttattcgctggactatgtctatgtcttcgaacaacacatacagctcatcattatATCTTCTGCGGTATCcgcagttgccaatgtttaaggattACAATAACTACAACTTTTCTTAG gcatgataaacaagacaacaacaaatcccatcggacatttagattagcagttgcacaacctctttccgacgagctgaacctttttataatgtacatatag
- the LOC105220547 gene encoding uncharacterized protein LOC105220547 has protein sequence MSQNNLNYIVDPINNDIASSQTIYVMQPSPSTTTTSLNSATSSAIQSVIIDACQKAVEKVEEKNKLILLRLTGNVEGMRKEIIDLKKAISHNNVTIIPSKPYANIEDFLNFEKTILEDIDKFSLLKADLKRWSTSNSRKFVTKA, from the exons ATGTCGCAGAACAATCTCAATTACATCGTCGACCCCATTAATAATGACATCGCATCCTCACAAACTATTTATGTGATGCAACCAAGtccaagcacaacaacaacttctttGAATAGTGCAACGTCGTCGG CAATTCAATCAGTAATCATCGACGCATGTCAAAAGGCTGTTGAAAAGGTGGAGgaaaaaaataagctaataTTGTTGCGCCTAACAGGAAACGTTGAGGGGATGCGCAAAGAAATCATTGATCTTAAAAAAGCGATATCACATAATAACGTTACTATTATACCAAGCAAGCCGTATGCTAATATTGAAGACTTCCTCAATTTTGAGAAAACTATTCTGGAAGATATAGATAAATTTTCCTTGCTG aaggcAGATCTAAAAAGATGGTCAACATCCAATTCGAGAAAATTTGTTACGAAAGCGTAG
- the LOC105220432 gene encoding 60S ribosomal protein L36, translated as MAVRYELCVGLNKGHKTTKVKNVKYTGDKKVKGLRGSRLKNIQTRHTKFMRDLVREVVGHAPYEKRTMELLKVSKDKRALKFLKRRLGTHIRAKRKREELSNILTQMRKAQTHAK; from the exons ATGGCTGTACGATACGAACTTTGCGTTGGTCTCAATAAGGGACATAAAACAACGAAGGTGAAGAATGTTAAATATACTGGAGACAAAAAGGTTAAAGGCCTTCGTGGCTCCCGTTTGAAGAAC ATTCAAACCCGGCACACGAAATTCATGCGCGATTTAGTTCGTGAAGTAGTCGGACATGCTCCCTACGAGAAGAGAACAATGGAATTGTTGAAAGTTTCAAAGGATAAGCGTGCCCTGAAATTCTTGAAACGTCGCTTAGGCACACACATCCGTGCAAAGAGGAAGCGTGAGGAGCTGTCCAACATCCTCACTCAAATGAGAAAGGCGCAAACCCATGCAAAATAA
- the LOC105220431 gene encoding A-kinase anchor protein 1, mitochondrial produces the protein MVSGRPLLYLSLPGVVFILGVYWYRRRNKNRSNGGTIDNEQENLSAHNSKESTNQHINGSLIQNKSNPLPSDSVNINNKNEGDDSPTVRLFGKSAPIKILQNGRGSPVKQQQVDSEVLKNKIQNAENKALRSIDEDFENLSSPVDLPDSVDNRIAFYSRNVNCKKDAPVVIRATRTPKISPENSFLENKYTKECEENNNLDLMENVKNESEMGNSPGHPEQDQVFNKDGAMNIQCPDVDITENGKRNVDAASPSLSLCSVQSGDSGKGSSLPRSEANRVKSTYEFFLPSNFIGHLYGRKHFFINQIKVKTSANVIIRKTNNAGKFLCICVIEGSESEIKAALAMIRQRLPSKRFPNFTMDKIQPASPESVVPLCTQNLLCSQLKLVENINNDVCITAVVNGGHIFVQQPCHPSKPSLDNLQRCMYDSYETSEAPLLPGIEINAVCVIKTKGYWYRVQIVEQNGEDKERCVIKFLDFGGYMDVHFHELRQIRADFINLPFQAAECVLSNVEPIDSTWPPEAAEMLYQLTRGIVLQAQVAGYNSHNIPEIYLYAYLGPGNIIFVNRELAARNLAKWVDVRD, from the exons ATGGTATCTGGTCGTCCCTTATTATATTTGTCATTGCCGGGAGTAGTATTTATTCTCGGTGTTTATTGGTATCGACGTCGCAATAAAAATCGTTCCAATGGAGGCACAATTGATAACGAACAAGAAAACTTAAGTGCACATAATTCAAAAGAATCAACAAATCAACACATAAATGGAAGTTTAATTCAGAACAAGTCGAATCCTTTACCAAGTGAttcagtaaatataaataacaaaaacgaaGGTGATGATAGTCCAACTGTCAGACTTTTTGGTAAATCGGCTCCAATCAAAATTCTTCAGAATGGCAGAGGTTCACCCGTCAAACAGCAGCAAGTCGACTCTGAGgttcttaaaaacaaaatacaaaatgctgAAAATAAGGCACTTCGTTCGATCGATGAAGACTTTGAAAACTTATCTTCACCAGTTGATCTGCCAGATTCCGTGGATAATCGCATAGCGTTTTATTCCCGCAATGTGAATTGTAAAAAGGATGCACCTGTTGTAATAAGAGCTACCCGCACACCAAAAATCTCACCTGAAAACTCTtttcttgaaaataaatataccaaagaatgtgaagaaaataataatttggatcttatggaaaatgtaaaaaatgaaagtgaaatggGAAATTCGCCAGGTCATCCAGAACAGgatcaagtttttaacaaagaCGGCGCCATGAATATTCAATGTCCAGATGTTGATATTACGGAAAATGGGAAACGTAATGTAGATGCTGCCAGTCCATCATTAAGTTTATGCAGCGTTCAATCGGGCGATTCAGGAAAAGGATCAAGCTTGCCGCGATCCGAAGCAAATCGTGTCAAATCTACATATGAATTCTTTCTGCCAAGTAACTTTATAGGTCACTTGTATGgcagaaaacattttttcatcaacCAAATCAAAGTGAAGACCTCAGCGAATGTAATAATACGCAAAACAAATAATGCCGGaaaatttttatgcatttgcGTTATTGAGGGTTCTGAGAGTGAAATTAAAGCTGCTTTGGCAATGATTAGACAACGTCTCCCCTCAAAACGCTTTCCTAATTTTACTATGGATAAAATACAACCAGCATCTCCTGAATCTGTAGTTCCTTTATGTACTCAAAATTTACTTTGTTCACAG CTTAAGCTCgtcgaaaatattaataacgaTGTATGTATCACTGCTGTAGTGAATGGCGGACATATATTCGTACAGCAGCCTTGTCATCCCTCGAAACCTTCATTAGATAATCTTCAAAGGTGTATGTATGACAGCTACGAAACGAGTGAAGCACCGTTGCTGCCTGGTATTGAAATCAATGCTGTTTGTGTAATTAAAACTAAAGGATATTGGTATAGAGTTCAAATAGTAGAACAAAACGGTGAGGATAAAGAGCGGtgcgtaattaaatttttggacTTCGGAGGCTATATGGATGTACATTTCCACGAATTACGGCAAATTAGAGCAGACTTTATTAATTTACCATTCCAAGCCGCCGAATGTGTATTATCCAATGTGGAACCAATCG ATTCCACGTGGCCACCGGAAGCAGCTGAAATGTTATATCAACTGACTAGGGGAATTGTTTTACAAGCACAGGTGGCAGGGTACAACAGCCATAATATACCGGAAATTTACTTGTACGCTTACTTAGGTCCAGGT